One Candidatus Nitrososphaera evergladensis SR1 genomic window carries:
- a CDS encoding DUF7475 family protein, giving the protein MATKRVLYYAAAAATAVGGILHLILAPNMLGFNINTGLFFLIGGIAQLFWVVPMVKRWGRPWYAIGIGGTAVLVAVYFITRMPGNPITGRGGGVNSMAIAVEVAQLVFIGLCIAILAMAGKKKEEEEEEVNKNDKAGI; this is encoded by the coding sequence ATGGCTACAAAAAGAGTATTGTATTATGCTGCAGCCGCTGCCACTGCAGTAGGGGGCATCCTTCACCTCATTCTTGCTCCAAACATGCTTGGGTTCAACATTAACACGGGCCTATTTTTCCTCATAGGCGGGATTGCCCAGCTCTTCTGGGTCGTGCCGATGGTGAAAAGGTGGGGCAGACCGTGGTACGCAATAGGCATTGGCGGCACCGCGGTCTTGGTGGCGGTGTACTTTATCACGAGAATGCCGGGAAACCCGATCACCGGCAGGGGAGGCGGCGTGAATTCGATGGCAATTGCAGTCGAGGTCGCGCAGCTGGTGTTCATCGGCCTGTGCATTGCGATTCTTGCAATGGCCGGGAAAAAGAAAGAAGAAGAGGAAGAAGAGGTCAACAAAAATGACAAAGCCGGAATCTGA
- a CDS encoding PepSY domain-containing protein — MSGLTGNEKKRLFIPALLSAIGFAVASLAAVVVTMPSASAQVPVNPTEGNATQQTSSFSLQTNGTINAKQAAKDFLNENLNATFVDASDTAENQVANGTVVSGHLDVVQSFLVYNTTVANLDNSTVYSVFIDPSNGRVLGTSEARPLSTIGQVGENLSNAGNLTATLVDAASTAEGQFANGAAIAGSFEVMQGNPVYNITVVNVNDGMLFQVVVDPRTGSILTTSEGTPMGDLGIGGVF; from the coding sequence ATGTCAGGCCTAACAGGAAACGAAAAGAAGAGGTTGTTTATTCCCGCTCTGTTGTCGGCTATTGGCTTTGCAGTTGCATCATTGGCAGCAGTAGTAGTAACTATGCCTTCTGCTTCTGCACAAGTTCCAGTCAATCCGACAGAAGGTAATGCCACGCAGCAAACATCATCATTTTCTCTTCAGACAAACGGCACTATAAACGCCAAGCAGGCAGCAAAGGATTTCTTGAATGAAAACCTGAACGCAACGTTTGTCGATGCATCAGATACGGCAGAGAATCAGGTCGCCAACGGAACCGTAGTCTCGGGTCATCTTGATGTAGTGCAGAGCTTTCTAGTTTACAACACCACAGTAGCCAACTTGGACAATAGCACTGTCTACAGCGTGTTCATCGATCCAAGCAATGGAAGGGTACTTGGTACTTCTGAAGCAAGACCTCTAAGCACAATCGGTCAAGTAGGAGAGAATTTGTCAAATGCCGGAAACTTGACTGCGACGCTTGTGGACGCTGCCAGCACTGCAGAAGGGCAATTTGCCAACGGCGCAGCAATTGCAGGCAGCTTTGAGGTGATGCAGGGCAATCCAGTGTACAATATCACCGTGGTCAATGTAAACGATGGAATGCTCTTTCAGGTAGTTGTGGACCCAAGAACAGGAAGCATACTTACCACTTCGGAAGGCACGCCCATGGGCGATCTTGGGATCGGAGGCGTTTTTTGA
- a CDS encoding winged helix-turn-helix domain-containing protein — MHEYRERIYIRKDIILKLYEHGELNQSKLMSYCGLNNAKHREILDEMVNKGMINRKEEPWGSKMIIKYSVSEKGKEILRAVLEPYEELFPRGDTTTND, encoded by the coding sequence GTGCATGAATATCGAGAAAGGATCTACATCAGGAAGGACATCATACTCAAGCTGTACGAGCATGGAGAGTTGAACCAGAGTAAACTCATGAGCTACTGTGGCCTCAACAACGCAAAGCACAGGGAAATACTTGACGAGATGGTCAACAAGGGCATGATAAACAGAAAAGAAGAGCCGTGGGGGAGCAAGATGATAATAAAATACAGCGTCTCTGAAAAAGGAAAGGAGATACTCAGGGCGGTCCTAGAGCCGTACGAAGAACTGTTTCCAAGGGGCGATACCACAACAAATGATTGA
- a CDS encoding ABC transporter ATP-binding protein — protein MTKPESDKAQDITAVQTNDIALEARDLYKVFDSAAGKVVALKHATFTVHKGEFVAIVGPSGSGKSTLLNLLGALDRPTSGKVIINGVDIFSLDDQEIATMRNKLIGFIFQSYNLINRTTVLRNVELPAIVMEIDKEERRNRALKVLEVLGIKDKANFKPTNLSGGQQQRVAIARSLMNNPAILLADEPTGNLDTKTGNEVFALLKMLSHKFRMTIVMVTHNPELAAATDRAIYVRDGGIEKEVRNL, from the coding sequence ATGACAAAGCCGGAATCTGACAAAGCGCAAGACATCACAGCAGTCCAGACTAACGATATAGCGCTGGAAGCAAGGGACCTGTACAAAGTGTTTGACTCGGCCGCCGGCAAAGTGGTAGCCCTCAAGCACGCGACGTTTACAGTGCACAAAGGCGAGTTTGTGGCCATAGTCGGGCCTTCCGGAAGCGGCAAGTCCACTCTGCTCAACCTGCTCGGAGCCCTTGACAGGCCCACTTCGGGCAAGGTGATTATAAACGGAGTAGACATTTTTTCGCTTGATGATCAGGAAATAGCTACGATGAGGAACAAGCTCATCGGCTTTATCTTCCAGTCGTACAACCTGATAAACAGGACAACGGTCCTCAGAAACGTCGAGCTTCCCGCAATCGTGATGGAGATAGACAAGGAAGAAAGGCGCAACAGGGCGCTAAAAGTGCTTGAAGTGCTGGGAATAAAGGACAAGGCAAACTTCAAGCCAACGAACCTGAGTGGCGGCCAGCAGCAGCGAGTCGCCATTGCAAGATCGCTTATGAACAACCCTGCAATACTGCTTGCGGACGAGCCGACAGGAAACCTTGACACCAAGACTGGAAACGAGGTTTTTGCACTCTTGAAGATGTTGTCGCACAAGTTCCGCATGACCATAGTCATGGTGACGCACAACCCCGAGCTGGCAGCGGCAACTGACCGGGCCATCTACGTCAGGGACGGCGGCATTGAAAAGGAGGTTCGAAACCTATGA
- a CDS encoding COG1361 S-layer family protein, with protein MMSSYTGKRNTGAQILSILLIGTLLFSLSSALKNASAEGDLPQPSERQIIDGSVSGPAFLNAYWTDRSASTSTADVRKEVGPGDGASTLAVVMVNRGFSAITGITGSLTLPQGFSSNGRASSSDTAVATVDSVVDAGQTFILYFDLDVSDSTRVGTYNTALKVEYQRLYETGSPRTSEDTIPFRLTGKVILDPVAVTHNLVPGVSNNVDIAIRNTGSAPATGVIVSMTGISINGGSTSTIESSSGSTIRPQITNFGTNTFTIGTIPARSNATFTTALFPNISAGGNTAGIQLQITYNDATGSAKTLTPAVGVIVLQNAPSIIAVRASSGENQTDNRIVAGKADNFVLEIANKGTSLITNAVVTMQSSSTSLNILGDSKWAVDQIEPGSQAKLETQVFASTSLIGNPATFDVTIDYILDGSPKTEKYVLGTYVDGEISLRIYDLSINYVGATPTLVGNILNEGNTAAFFTTIELVQTPGQNQLATRGNFTGAGEFNPQQQPQQNNNSPGGNGQSNPLGSLFPQQQNNAANNNNGNGNGGGQFRRNNNNTAFAPPAPQYLGDLTANSPLPFSIPLNIQRAEPGTLYPVTVKITYKDNLRNSHEFVTSGNAVVASQQQVANITLGGRTQNPVGGPLFMLIIVGAAIGAATAAFFVIRKKRAKNKKKLNTPGNGPDKRKNIEDILENPAATDVAKTKDDPSTTTK; from the coding sequence ATGATGTCATCCTATACTGGCAAGAGGAACACTGGCGCGCAGATCCTGTCGATTTTATTGATCGGAACTCTGCTCTTTTCCCTTTCATCCGCTCTGAAAAACGCAAGCGCGGAGGGTGATCTGCCGCAACCATCCGAGAGGCAGATCATCGACGGTTCAGTGAGCGGCCCCGCATTTCTAAACGCGTACTGGACCGACCGTAGCGCAAGCACCTCGACCGCGGATGTCAGAAAGGAAGTCGGGCCAGGAGATGGCGCATCGACTCTGGCCGTGGTAATGGTGAACAGGGGATTCTCTGCAATCACAGGCATTACCGGTTCGCTCACCCTGCCGCAGGGGTTCTCGTCCAACGGGCGGGCTTCTTCTAGCGACACTGCCGTTGCCACCGTTGACAGCGTGGTAGACGCAGGCCAGACGTTTATCCTGTACTTTGACCTTGACGTCTCTGACAGCACCCGCGTTGGGACGTACAACACGGCGCTAAAGGTGGAATACCAGAGGTTGTATGAAACCGGGAGCCCGCGGACCAGCGAGGACACAATCCCATTCAGGTTGACGGGTAAGGTCATCCTTGACCCAGTCGCAGTAACCCATAACCTGGTCCCAGGCGTGTCAAACAACGTCGACATTGCGATAAGGAACACGGGCAGCGCGCCTGCGACCGGCGTGATAGTATCAATGACCGGCATCAGCATAAACGGCGGGTCGACAAGCACCATTGAAAGCTCCTCGGGATCAACAATCCGGCCGCAGATAACCAACTTTGGGACAAACACCTTTACCATCGGCACCATACCGGCAAGATCAAACGCCACGTTTACCACCGCTCTCTTTCCCAACATATCTGCAGGCGGAAACACTGCTGGCATACAATTGCAAATCACGTACAACGACGCTACAGGCAGTGCCAAGACCCTGACCCCTGCGGTAGGCGTCATCGTGCTGCAAAATGCGCCTTCTATCATTGCCGTGAGGGCTTCGTCAGGAGAGAACCAGACTGATAACCGCATAGTTGCCGGCAAGGCAGACAACTTTGTCCTTGAAATCGCAAACAAGGGCACCAGCCTGATAACAAATGCGGTCGTGACCATGCAGTCATCATCGACTTCGTTGAACATACTTGGCGATTCAAAGTGGGCTGTAGATCAAATCGAACCTGGCTCGCAGGCCAAGCTTGAAACTCAGGTGTTTGCATCAACCTCGCTTATCGGCAACCCTGCAACGTTTGACGTAACGATTGACTATATTCTGGACGGGTCGCCCAAGACGGAAAAGTACGTCCTTGGGACATATGTTGACGGCGAAATATCGCTCCGCATCTATGATTTGTCAATTAACTACGTCGGAGCAACGCCTACCCTCGTCGGCAACATACTCAATGAGGGCAACACTGCGGCATTTTTCACAACCATCGAGCTGGTGCAAACACCTGGACAAAACCAGCTTGCCACGCGGGGCAACTTTACCGGCGCCGGCGAGTTCAATCCGCAACAACAACCGCAGCAGAACAACAACTCGCCAGGCGGCAACGGGCAATCCAATCCACTCGGTTCCCTGTTCCCACAACAACAGAACAATGCCGCGAACAATAACAATGGCAACGGCAATGGGGGCGGACAATTCCGCAGAAACAACAACAACACTGCCTTTGCTCCTCCTGCCCCGCAGTACCTCGGCGACCTGACTGCAAACTCACCACTTCCATTCAGCATACCGCTGAACATCCAGCGCGCTGAACCTGGCACTTTGTATCCAGTAACTGTCAAGATTACCTACAAGGATAACCTGAGGAACTCCCACGAGTTTGTGACCAGCGGAAACGCCGTTGTCGCATCGCAGCAGCAGGTGGCGAACATAACTCTTGGCGGGCGGACCCAGAACCCTGTCGGAGGTCCATTATTCATGCTGATAATAGTAGGTGCCGCGATTGGCGCAGCTACAGCCGCCTTCTTTGTCATCAGGAAAAAGCGTGCAAAAAACAAGAAGAAGCTAAACACCCCGGGAAACGGTCCTGACAAGCGAAAGAACATCGAAGACATACTTGAAAACCCTGCCGCCACTGACGTAGCAAAGACGAAGGATGATCCGTCAACAACAACAAAGTGA